Part of the Thermostichus vulcanus str. 'Rupite' genome is shown below.
TCAAATCCGGTTGGTGCCCCACCAACGCCAAAGAAGTCAGGGGATCCTGCTGGGTTTGCCAACGCACCAGATCCGCCAGACTCCCGCCGGGAGCCAGTGGCTCAAACACTTCCACTATCTTGGAGAGACCCTCATCGGCAAAAATCTCAGCCGTTTGCCGAGCCCGCACCAAGGGGCTGGTCAGAATGAGGTTCCACCGCCAGCCCATCTCTTTCAGTTGGCGAGCAATTTTGCGGCAGCGTTTGCGGCCCTCGTCTGTCAGCGCCCGAAAGGCATCTTCCATTTCCGCCTGGGGTTCCTCGGCGATGCCATGGCGAACAAAATCCACGGAAAGTCCCTCCAGCGAGTTTTTCATCTCCGCTGCAGAGTGATCCTCACCGCTGCGTCCGACCTCAGACACCATGAGCACTCTCAAACCCCGACTTTCTCAGGATACTGCTCTCAAGGCTGCCTCAGAGGTCAAAGGAACCGGAGATCCCCTTCAGGGTCACCCTGGGTTTGAAAGGCGCTGGCTTACCAAGGTACGCCCCTCCTGGGTATAGAGCTGCCAGTAGTTCCAGTAGTTGCCAAACACTGACTTCACATAACCACGAGTTTCCGCGAAAGGGATCTGCTCCACAAACAGATCCGGATCCGTGAGGCCGTACCGATTCAGCCATCGACCTACATTGCCGGGGCCGCCGTTGTAACTGGCCAAAGCCAGCATGGTGTTGTTCTGGTAGGTGCGGTGGGTATAGTCCAAATACCAGGATCCCAGGTACAAATTATCCGCCGGGTTGGTGAGGCTGTATTGAGCCAGACCGATCTGCTGCGCAATCCATTGCCCTGTAGCAGGCATCACCTGCATCAAGCCCACAGCCCCCGATACAGAAACGATCTCCGGCTCAAACCGGGATTCCTGCCGAATCAAAGCAGCCACCATCAGCGGGTTGAGGTTAAATTGCCGCGCCCAGCGGGCCATACCGGATTGGGTGTAGGGATCCCCGCCCCAAGAATTGTCTGGGTTGGCATAGTAGTGCAGAGGGTAAATGGCTTGCCAGAAATCCTGTCTCTGTTTCAGTTCAGCCAGTAAGGGATCCGGATCCTCGCTGAAGCGCAAAGCCGCTACTTGGTTGATGCCCCGCAGATGCTCCCCAGCACTGTTGCGTAAAATACCCGTAACAAAGCGTTCTGGGATACTCATCTGGCGGGGATCCCGTTGCACGGGGGTTTCTCCTTGCCAGCGTTCCCAGGCCAAT
Proteins encoded:
- the sixA gene encoding phosphohistidine phosphatase SixA — protein: MVSEVGRSGEDHSAAEMKNSLEGLSVDFVRHGIAEEPQAEMEDAFRALTDEGRKRCRKIARQLKEMGWRWNLILTSPLVRARQTAEIFADEGLSKIVEVFEPLAPGGSLADLVRWQTQQDPLTSLALVGHQPDLSLWVQAATGLRSTNSHAHPEAITIKKAGLAQVRFSEGRIDYRQGSLTLLLSPKVLLR